The DNA window TGACAGGCTACAATATATTTTTCTAAGTCACCATTTGATTGAACATCTTTACCCGCCATAACAGATGGTACAACCCATATAACAAGGTGTCTTGTCTTTGTGTCTGTAATATTTTTTATATACTCCGGAAGGCGCTCAAGCTCCCAATTAAGAACATGGTCAAGTTTTGGAGCAAACTCTCCATAACACGCTTTCTTGTATCTGTATGGCTGTGTTCTACACACTGCAAAAATATCATCTGAATCATAGGAAAGACCAAACTCTTTTTTATCCGCAAACCCAGCGGGAACTGTATACACACCCGTAAGACATAGGTTGAGATTTCCAAAACTATCTCCAAATATTCTTTCGCACATCTCGACTCCCGGAGCTATCATTGCTTCAAAATCCCCCCACGTTTCAGGAGGTGCGGGATCTTCTGTAAACCCGTGCCCTATACCGTGATAACAATTCCAGCGCCCCATATCTCCCAACTGCTCTTCAACTTTATCACAAAAAGAAAGGGCATATTCTACATCAGGATTTTCTCTCAACAGGCTCTCCAAAAAACCGTGGTAAAAACCGTAGCCACAATAGGATGTAGATTCAGTTATTGGGAAATCCTTTCCTTCCCGAAAAAGATCGTAAGCCGCCTCTCCTATTGTGTGTGCTGTCCAGTGACATGCACGTGGCAAATTACCTTCTTCAAACGAATCGCTCATTATTTTATAAGCCGCATCAATACCCTCTAAGTGAACGGTGTCTTTAATAAGTTCATCAAAACACCTTCCGGCATCCTCGCCATCGCAATCATACTCATCTTTGCGCGAAGATTTATCGCTTGCCACAACCGTTATCTCTCCCCTATACGAAGAATTTAGATGATCATGAAAAGGCCAGGATCCGGCTGAAAGAAAAGTGTAGCTCCAACTTTCATCAAAATTAACTGGTCTTTCAGAATCAAAACCATCCAAATACTCATGTGTTGGATGTGGGTCACTAGCCGGCCAAAAATCCTGATTTCGGGTGGTAACAAATTTTATAGTATCTCCTTTTCTTATGGTAATGCTTGACGGGTAAAATCCCTCCTGCCTAAGTTCCACGACGTGAGTATTGTTTTCAGGATTTGCAGATTCAAAAAAAACAAAAAACATACCCGCCACTACAACCAGCGCAGTTAAGCTACTTATATATACGTATTTTGCTTTTATCTTTTTGCTAAAAATTAAAAAATTCATAACTACACATCACTGCGTGATAAGCATTTTGTTTTCCATTCAAAAGGCATTAAATTGCAAAAATTCACAAAATCTTCTGAGCCAGGCTCAAAATTAAAAGTTGAATAAACCACCAACTCTTCAAAACATGTTTCCCCGGCACCATAATTATATGCTCTATTGCAAAGATCAACAGACTTTTGCATTAGTCTAAAATCTGTCTCCACCATGCGTGCTGCAGCGTTTCCAAAACACTGCCCGCGCCGATGCTGTATAAACTCGCTACAAAAATCCACAATAAGGTCTGTTTCAAAACGCAATTGGGCGGTTACTACAAAAAACCCTCCGTTGTAACATCTTTCTCTATAAGAACCTTCGGGAAGTTCATTGCAAAAAACACTAAGCCCTTGAGGGGTTCTTATTTCCTCAAAATATAGTGGCCATCCCTCTGTCCAGCATGAAGCTTTTTTTTCACCACTAAACTGTGTGCAAAAATCCTTATGCTCACTCTTATCAGTGGGTTGCATGCCTTCAATTAAAGCAAAATCTTCGGGTTCAAGGGGTTGAAATATTTGCATAAATGCACCGTCGTAACATACGGCACCAAATGAGCGACCATCATCTTTCACCGCAACCTTATCGCATATCTCAACAGATTTGTGTATGTCTGCATTTGTTATGTACATGGTAAGATGTCCCAACGCGTGATAACACGTAGCTTGTTCCATTCCCGTAGCCTGCCAACTATCTCTTCGTTCACAAATATCATTAAGCTCCGGGGTTAGCGCTTCAATCTCTTCATCACTCAACACATCTTCGCGAAATCTTTCCTGAAAAGCCCCATGTATCGCCCCATTAGAACAAATGCCTCTGGGGGCACGCGCCACAACATCCTTCCACCTGCTTGGGTCTTTAGCTGTCTCACGGGCACTTAAGTTGTGACCAAGAACGTGACAATACCAATATGAATCATCACTATTCTGGATTAGCTTAGCTACCTCAAAAGCTTCTTCCATTGAAATTACATCCATAAGTTTTGGTATTTCTCTATCATAACAAGCTGGCCTATATCCTTCATTTTCACATTTATCTATTACCATTCGGGCATATCCTTCCAGTGTATTTGCGCCTAATTTATCCTTTCCGTTTTTAAAATACTGTGCAGTCACAAAAACCCCTTCAAAGAGTAGGGCCATTATAGCTACAATCAAAAAAAATGTTTTTATCTTATTATTACTCATGGTTTGTAAAAAATTTTCCTGTTATATCGGCTTCACTTTCACATAAAACAAAACCTTCTTCGCTTAATCCTGCGCAAGCATCCTGTGCCATAGAGCGATAACTGTTATGTTGGTCCATCTTCCAATAACTCCAATATACTCCCGCTCTGCAAAATACATTATTTTCTTCATTATTAGAAATAGCAATATTACAACTCGCAACAGCTTCAGCAATATCTCCTCCGCTTCTCTCCCCTACATAATTACCCAAGCCTTTGAGGCATGCTCTTTGATTTATTTTACCAGTCAAATTTATGCATATATCTGCAACCTCGGTTAAAGAATATTCTCCAGCTTGTATTAGCCAGTTGGGTTGAGCAAAAAAACATGCCTGCTGGAATTTTTCTTTAATAGTATTACAGGGAAACTCAGGGTTTCCAGGATTATATTCTCTTACTCCGCCGGATGCTCTATCTTCACCTATAAAGGTCGGGAAATTGTTTTCCATGAATACCCCATCCTGACACCCCAAAAAAGGCTCTTGCCACTGAAGCGACGCACATGCCTCAAGGGCTTGCGCTAAACCCTCCTCTCCAAAATACTCCATCAAGCCGTGTCCAATTCCATGCTGACAACCAAGTCCCCATAACGTGTATTTTTCAATACATACGCTATCCAGTTCTTCTATTATAGGTATTCCATGTTGGCTTATGGCACTTAAAAAAAACTGATGATAACAGCCAAAAGCAAAACTACTATCACAAACAGTAATCCCATCTACTCCCTGCTTTTTAAACAGGGCTTCTCCAAATTGATGCGCAGCCAAATGTTGAATCGAAAAGTCAAGCTCACCAACTTCTTGTTTAAAAAATGTATAAGCTTCATTTGGACCTATTTTATCTATAGCACTTTCCCATACAGTAACATTGAGTACATCCTCCGGAGTAATATTTTCATCATAAGCATCGTCTCTGCTGTTTAAATAAACTGCCTCGGCAAATACCGCTAAAACAAGTAGTATAATAATAAAAATTTTTCTATTTTTAATCACTGTGTTCATGGTGTTTAGAGTAAAACATCTTGGCACTGTATATTAAAAGTTTCGGGAACGCCAAGGCATATGTCTTTGCGATACGTTATGTCATCCACATAATAACGCACCATGCCAAACATATTAGTAAAGCAAAAATCCTTCTCATCCTGTTTTGGCATCAAACTGCAAAATCGTATACTAGCGCCTGGTCTGTTTTCTCCCCCCCAATACAGGGATGTTAAAGCTGAACTCAGACAATAACGCACCCCTTCTTTATCATTAACTAACTGACATAAATCATAGATTTTTTGCAATTTATCATCGGACATATCACCTATGTTTTGGACGTTTCTGCCATTCACCATTGCTATAAATTCCTTACCAAAGCTTGAAAAACATGTATTTCTGTCTTCTTTGTGGGTACTAGTGGGCAACAATTCACAAAAAGCCATTGCTTTTTCAATAGATTCTGAGCTCGGATTTCCTAAATCTCCTCCGACAATTTCTATAAGATGCGGGGTTAAATATGTATAACACATCCCCTTCGCTTCTTTAGGTATTATGTCTTTATTACACGGGGACAATGGGTCATCTGCACTTAAATACTTGTCCTTTTTTTCTAACCAAAGTTCTCTATCGTGTATACCCGCCATCATTTCCATAACAGCTCCTCCAACACATTCTACATATTCCCTGTTGCCATACTCGGTAGTCCCTGTTTTCTCACAAAGCACAATAGCATCTTCCAGTTCATATTCAGCAAATGCTAAAACCCCATGCCCAAGACCGTGAAAACACATAGTATATGCCCCTTTGCCACCGGGGGCATTCCTGCAAATTTCAGCAATATCCTCCAAAGCACCGACCCCTCTTTCTAAGAGAGTACCTATAACTATAGAGTGTGAACAAGCATTGCGTAAATCATGAGTACACACATCTATTCCTTCAAGGCCACGCTGTTTATACAAAACGTCAGCTACGCTATGTCCAAGCAAGTGTGTGTCTATTCCGGAAGGTAGAATATTATTACCGGTAGCGTATATAAGAAGATTCATTGCATACTCAGCGTCCTTTTCTTCGGCGAGGTTAACAAAAAAATTAGTTATATCACCAAAATCAAGATTACCCCCTTCAATATATTTCAGGTCTTCAGTATCCAGAGTAAAACCCGCATCTTCCACAGTGCCTTGCTTAAACGGACCAAAAAAATACAGTCCCAATAAAACCGTATTAATTACCAAAATACCAGCAAGCACTATATATTTTATATTCTTGCTTTTGTGATTTGCCATTTTAAATTTTTTAAACTTTCCACTTATTCCACAAACGCGCTTAGTACAAATATGTCACAGCATTCTTAAAAGTAGTTAAAAACAATGCCACTATCTATCGTCCTTCAAAATCTTCCGGATTATGCACAACCGCCTTATGCCATTGTCCATCTTGCTTAACTATAAATATGTGCCTGCCTTTTTCAATGCTTGTTTTGTCTAAGTTTAAATATTTTAAACCACGAGGAAAAAATTTCTCGACATATCCAAAGGGATTGATATAAAACATAGCATCAAACGAACTCAAATCTATACCCTCAATCTCAAAAACCGTTTGGTCAAAATTTTCTTCTATTTTTTTGACCTCCGCGTTTTCCACCCCATTCCAATCAAAAACTATGTTGCTGTATTTATCATCCTTATTTAAAACGCAGTATTCATACCTGCCTTTTTCCCCTACTATGGGCCAAATAGTCTTTTGAAAGGTTGGTTTAAACCTCTTTTCAAAATCAAATAGTTCTCGTGCTAACTCTTCTTCCGCAACAAACGGTTCTTCTGTAGGGCTCCTAAAAATTATCCTCTTTATCTCACTTTGAACGAAAGTAACATCTTCACCATGCCCATCAACCAAGTAATATAATTCATTTATAATCGGGTCACCTGATGGAGTTTTTTCTGATCCAACCTCTGTGCTATAAGAAGAATAATAATATATCAAAAAATCATCGGAGTAACTGCTACACAAAAGGGAAGAGTCCCCCAAGCTGTCTTTGGGCGTACTTGTTGCGGAGTGTTTAAAAAAAAACACCGCAAAAACGGCACAACAAAATAGTATTATAGCCCCGGAAATTAAAGTAATTTTTTTTTTAGAAAAAAGCATTATACATAACATTCTTTAACTACAACAAGGACATGTTCCGCAGGCGGTATTGCAAGAAGATCCATCACAACTAGGGCTGCAAACTCTGCAATATCCTCCTTGACTATAGTAATAACCCTGGTAATAACCCTGTGCGTAATAATACCACTGTCCATAGTAGTACATTTCAGCATAGTAATAACTCTGTCCATAGTAGTATCCTTGATAATACCCTTGTCCGTAGTAATACCCTTGTCCGTAGTAATAGCTCTGATAGTATCCCTGTGCATAGTAATAACTCTGCCCGTAGTAGTATCCCTGGTAATATCCTTGTCCATAGTAATATCCCTCTGAATAACAAGGGGGCTGTCCGGCATTATTGTCATCACAATCTGTGGTGCTCAATGATAACATAGTGTGCCTTCTTTCATGCAACGGACTCAGTGGCTGGGTTTGGGATCCAACCTGAGTTAATGTCGCAGGCGAGCCATCAGAATCCTTATCCTCCATCCAAAGATAACTCTTTCTAAGTTCTCCTGTGTCATTTATTGCTATTGTGCCGTTAGTAAGGCGGGTTTCAAATCCCGGGTTCCAAACCACTGTCTGATTTGCGTTTATGGTTAAAGTTGTTCCGGAAGGACCGTTTATTGTAAGGTGTCCGTTATCAACACCGTCAACCAATTCAGGGAATGCGCAACTTGAATCTATTAAAACATCCCCACCTGGGTTTCTGGTGCACGGGGTGAGGTGCGAGGTGGCATTAGCTTCTTTGGTTTCCTGAAATATTCCAAAAAGTAACAAAGGTAAAACAAACACAAGAAAAGCTATGTATAAATTTACACCACGGCGCCCATTTTTTTTATAAAATATTCTCATCTATTATCTTTAATTTGTCACAAAACGGGGTTCCACACGCGACACATCCTCCCCGCTAACGGCAGTGATGTTCATTCCTCCCAAAAGACCTTCAGCTGTCCACTCCCCTCTCCATGTGCTTTTGTAAACACCGTTTTCTTCCACCTCTTCAACAAGTTCAAAGTTAACACTTGTTGTGCCGGAAAATGTAAGGAGTTCAGCTGTAACTGAATCTACAGGGCTGTGATGTTCCAATTTGACCTCGGCAATTTGCATATCTCCCTTCAAAGCATCCAGTGGGTCTATTTCAAACCTGGTAAACCTGGGTTCTGTTGTACTTGATACACTGTAAGACTGTTTTCCTTTTCCTATTGTCTCCAACGCTTCGGCTTCAAGTCTTTCCTCTTCTGTTAGCTGAACTTGGTCGTTATCTGAAAGATTTTTATTTTCCGGAGAATAATCCCCAAACCAGAGAGCGCCACCTATTAACACTGCTACGACAAGTACCGCTAAAATAATCTCCTTTTTGTTTTTCAATAAATTGTTTAAATCCATATATTTTTTATACCATACCGCGCGTAACTATGTAAGGCGGTGTTATTAATTAAAAATTATTTAAATGCCGGCTTCAGACAAGTCTTCCGCGCTAACCATTAAAAACGAAAACCTGTACCAACCTCCATCTTTTTTAACAAAAATTTCGTGATTTCCAATTTGTGCGTCAGTACGATTAAGCCAAAACACCTGCAAGCACTATGTACTTTATATTCTTGCTTTTGAGATTTGCCATTTTAAATTTTTCACCTGTTTCACAAAATTCTTAAAAACTGGATGTATAAAATTCGGAATTTTTGCGGAATAATATTGAATGCTGACCCTTTTGTATTTGTCCATTTTCCAAAGGAATATCTATAAAATTATTACCTGTTGGGAATACTTTGTGTACAACGTTGGAAGGATTTATGTAAAATAAAAATTCAAAAGAACTTATATCCACATCTTCAAAACTAACTCTTGCTTTAGATGTTGTAATATTTTCTTCTAAAACTTCTGCGTTTACAAGCAGGGGTGCTGTCCAGACTAATTTGGTGCGATAAACAGAGCCATCTTTAAGTTCTATGCAATGTTCATACACACCTTCTTTGGCTGTGGGCCAAAGATTAATGCCCAATAATCCTTCACGTATTAAAAACTGACCCGGAAGTGTCTCCCGTTCAAACAATATCTCTTGCTCCTCGGGTGGTGATCCCTCCCATGAAAAAACCTCTTCATAGTGAGGAGTTCCTATCGCTATCCTGTTTATCCTATCAAAATAAAGGTCCACCTCGTTAGCCTGCTGGTTCTGCAATAAATACACACTAAAGAGCCAAACAAGATCGAGGGTAGGAGTATCATTATGCTCCCCATACTTTTCGGGATTTGTAGGTACTAGTATTGTGTCGGTTCGCAAATACTGCCATTGCGCGTTGTTGACAACAACCCCCTCGGCAAGCTCCAGTAAATCGCATATGTCCGTTACAACACTATTTTTAGTGTTATCTTCTGTATTAAATATACTAAACCCTATCATCAAAGACGCTAAAAAAAGGATGGCTAAAACAATCTGTGCTGTTTTTTTTATTGCAATATTATTCATACGATTAGCAACATCCACATCCACCCCATCCATATGGACCCCAAATTAAACAGTATCCTCCTTGGCTATAGTAGTAACCCTGGTAATACCCTTGTGCGTAATAGTACCACTGACCATAGTAGTACATCTCAGCATAGTAATACCACTGTCCATAGTAGTAGCCTTCGTAATAATTTTGTGAATAGTAATATCCTTGTGTATAGTAGTAGCTTTGATAATATCCTTGTGTATAGTAGTAGCCCTGTCCATAGTAGTAGCTTTGATAATAACTCTGTCCATAATAGTACCCCTCTGCATAACAAGGAGGCCTACCAGGGTCATTGTCATCACAATCTGTGGTGCTTAACGATGACATAGTGTGCCTTCTTTCATGCAACGGACTTGTTGGTTGGGTTTGGGATCCAACCTGGGTTAATGTCGCAGGCGAGCCATCGGAATCCTTGTCCTCCATCCAAAGATAATTCTTTCTAAGTTCCCCCGTGTCGTTTATTACTATACTGCCGTTAGTAAGACGGACCTCAAAACCACCCGGGTTCCAAACCAGTGTCTGGTTTGCATTTATGGTTAAAGTTGTTCCGGAAGGGCCGTCTATTGTAAGGTGTCCATTATCAACACCATCCACTAATTCAGGGAAGGCGCAACTTGAATCTATTAAAACATCCCCGCCTGGATTTCTGGTGCACGGGGAAAGGTGCGAGGTGGCATTAGCGCCGTCAGTAAATAAAATAAAACTCGCAACTATTGCTGCGAATATAAAAAAGGTTTTTATATGGGTTTTCACAATTAAAACTTAATCTATTATAAAACCGTCTATGCCCTCGGCATCTTTTGCGTAGTTGGTCCACTGTTCAAAATCAAACCGGGGAGCAGTCAGGCGGTAGGATACCTCTCCCGCTTTTTCCGCGTATACCGTAACCCGCATGTTTTCCTTATCTTTTTCGTACCAAACATCGCCTCTGAATGAGGTTGTTAACAGGACTGCCAAACTTTGAAAATTCTTATCAAGATTCGTTGTTTTTGAAAACAGCCATAAATCACTACCCTCCTGCGCGTTTTCAAAATCCAAGATAGCTCTGTATAAACCACTGCTCTCATCATATTCAAGATTTATAACATCGGTGTGTTCCTCTTTAAGCCCTATCATGCCCGCCGCGTAAGTCGCATACTTTGTACCACCTATTGAATATACAGGGTCAAACACACCCGCGGTAATTTTTCCTGTGCCGCCACCCACAACCAGTCCTCCGCTTCCTATCGTTACTAGTCCACCATATGGATTAAAGGCCAATTCTCGCCAAGTCGCACTATCTCCGCTCTGTATAAGAGCTCGCCCCGTGCTATCGTTTTTATTAAATATCACATATCCTCCATTAGTTATATAATCAGAAGCGGATAACCTTATCCCGCTTGACAACTCATTCGCCTGTGACCTTAGATGTAACGGCATGTCAGGACTTGAGGTTCCTATTCCAATAGTACCCTCAACAATCAATCCGCTTCCGGGAGGTGTGGAACCAGAATAACCCGAGCCAATCGCAACCCCTCCGCTGGTTACGCCAAAATAAGCATCTATATCCGTTTCAAAAACTCCACCAACCCCAAGCCCGCCCGATTTATACTGCGTAACACCTGTCGCGTTAAGAGGTGTTGGAGTGTTGTCCGCAGGCGGAGAGGCTGTAGGGGGGTTCCACGCGGCAAAGGTGTGAAAAGTAAAGCCGAACATTAAAACAACTAAACCCCAAAATACAGAAACAACAATCGCGCTCTTCTGATGCTTTAAGTATTTTTTTAATTTTTGCATTGCCATTAACTTTGCTCTCTTAGTTTTTGTAAGTCTTCTTTTTGTGTTTCAGGGTTGCTTGTTTCCCCGGGCTGGGTTTCTCCCTCACCCAACTCGTCCTCAAGCTGGTTTTGTCTTCTTAATCTGCCTAACTGCTCTTTTTGCTCTACAGGGTCTTCTGTGGGTTCAAGATTTTCATTTTGTTCACGAAGATTTTCAAGTTCTTCCCTTTTTTCCTGCATTATCCTCTCATTTCTTTCTGCCTCCTCTTTTTCCTGTTCCTTCTGTTCTTTAATATTTAAAAACCAGATAGACGCAAAAATAAAAGATATAATTAAAAATATGGCTACAACTATAACTATCGCCTGTTTTCTTGATATGTTTTGCAAAAACTCCATGTTCACTATTATTTTATCAGTTATACTGCCTATTAGCTATGCGAACATTCCGAGTTATCCACAATTCGACAAGTTTCGACGATGAGCTCGCCGAATCGCTCATTGTTAAACACTCAACTGCCCCGCTTGTTGTAAATATTTCTTCATTATTTATCCTGAGGACATCGAAGGATTATCCACAACGAGATTAAATGGCTAAACGGTTATATGGTTAATCGTTTAGTTTGTCGTTCGTTATTTTTATCAATATATTTATTTCCTTTGGGAGTTTGTTTAATTCTTTAAAAATATGCTCGTATTGCTCCTTTGTAACAAGATGACGAATCTTTGCTTTTTCATTCCAATCCAAAGATTCTTGGACAGAGGAAAAACTATAGCGATAAAACTTAATTTTATCTTTTTTGAAATAGCGCCCGAAACCTTCAGCAATATTAGCAGAAATTGAATCTACTGATCTAATAAACTGCTCTCCAATGGTTTTCTTAGCTAAAACATCCCACTCAACAACAATATTCCACACATAATTTGACAATTCAAAAGCAACTCTATATACACTCACATCATTCAATTTTAAATATTTTTTATCAACCATTTAATTTTAAATTTTTGTTACTCATTTAAATCTCCGACAGAAATTTCAAACTCTATACCCTTTTTTATCTTATCTTCCAAAATCAATCTGGCTATGTAACTTTCAAGCTTATCTTGAATAGCGCGTGCCATAGGACGGGCGCCAAACTGCGGGTCAAACCCTACCTTGGCAACATAATCTACCACCTCGGGCGTAGGCTTATAGTAGTATCCTTTTTTCTTAAGACGCTCTACAAGATTCCCTATCATAAGCTGGGCCACCTGTTTTATCTGCTCCTCATTAAGAGGATGGTATATGACTATCTCATCAAAACGGTTTAAAAGTTCGGGCTTAAAATATCCGTTGTCTATAAAAAGGTCCAGCAATTTCTGCTTGCCTTCTTCAAGGTTCTCCCCCCTTTGCACCATCCCGCGAATTTCTGCCGCTCCCGCGTTTGAAGTTGCGATTATAATATTGTGCTGAAAGTTAACCTTGCGCCCAAACACATCTGTCATTTTACCTTCGTCAAAGACACGGAGAAATACATTAAGCAAATCTTTGTGCGCTTTTTCAAATTCATCCAAAAGGATAACTGAGAACGGATTATCACGCACAGCAGTTATCAGCTGGCCCGCGTATTCCTGACGCAAGGAACCAAGCATGCGCTCCACACTCTCAAGCGTCTGAAATTCCGACATGTCAAAACGTATCATTTTATCGGAAGAGCCAAAATATATGTTTGCCAGAACTTTAGACGTTAAGGTTTTACCAACACCCGTAGGGCCCACAAAAAGAAATACTCCCGCGGGCTTCTCTTCACGCGTAAGACCCGCGCGCAGCCTCTGCATTGCCCTTACTATGGTTTTTACAGCATACTCCTGTCCCACTATGTCTTTGTGCATCTCCTCTTCAAGGCGCATGAGCTTATCTTTTTCCTTTTGCCCAATAGCCCCCAGAGGCATATTTGTCTTTCTTGTAACAACAGCGTGCACATCTTCTACCTCTACAATATTTTTACCCTGGCTCTTTACGTAACTTACCACTTCATTTAAAAGGCTTAAACCCTTTTCAGGAAAAGGCACCGCCTGTATAAAAGAGTTCGCATCTTCATATATAGTCTTGAGCGCGGCATACATAAAAAACATTCTATCTCTGGCTTCAATGTGCAGAACCTCGTCCTCTAAAATTCTCAAAACCGCGCCACGTTCGGGTTCTTCAATATCCACCTTCTCCAAGAGGGCAAGAAGATCTGTACGGGGAGATATGTTCTGGTGAAACTTGCCCGGAGTTGTTGTAGCTATCATCTGCATATTTGCAGACTGTATATAAGGCAAAAGTATTTCCGAGATATCCGTACGCCCGAGCCCCTCTTGTTCCCCTATAAAATTATGTATGCTGTCTATAAACAAAATAACGTTACCAACTTTTTGAGCTTCGTCTAATACTCCACCTAAAATACGCTGGACCTCCGCCCTGTCGGAAGAAGACGAAACTATAGCGTTAACATTAAGTTCCAGTATCTTTTTATAATTTAACTCCTTAGGGGCTTTGCCTTCAGAAATATTCTGC is part of the Candidatus Spechtbacterales bacterium genome and encodes:
- a CDS encoding ATP-dependent Clp protease ATP-binding subunit: MFFNLKKSQIYKAVEFQKSFYPEIWRRLRIVFFALGAAALLAFVLTHPFSFNIPFAPTAKDVPLLQEPPDIQGREVAPKEGQNVIIDVGDKLFLSDRKWKGFAYIFLPLGLFLLFFEGIFYQFYLKYPKTKNSENLADFLGFDEAMVLDDAFGVSKRLGEEAVSADSFLLAFSRYEPAKHLFLRLGIDPSTVEDNLIKTSPDVKQKFLSVVSTPWNREVKLSAEMDKLLVGTAKLRNEHGHERMTLADFLATLFDVHQPFQQMVVNLQLDKPDLVTLAIWEEHNRDVWEKKRRWWTRENLLNSSPIGAEWVYGYPSLLAGFSHDLTLPFRQRVADMKLVGRKQVMERMDQILTRGDKQNTLLVGESGVGKRAIVLRIAQNISEGKAPKELNYKKILELNVNAIVSSSSDRAEVQRILGGVLDEAQKVGNVILFIDSIHNFIGEQEGLGRTDISEILLPYIQSANMQMIATTTPGKFHQNISPRTDLLALLEKVDIEEPERGAVLRILEDEVLHIEARDRMFFMYAALKTIYEDANSFIQAVPFPEKGLSLLNEVVSYVKSQGKNIVEVEDVHAVVTRKTNMPLGAIGQKEKDKLMRLEEEMHKDIVGQEYAVKTIVRAMQRLRAGLTREEKPAGVFLFVGPTGVGKTLTSKVLANIYFGSSDKMIRFDMSEFQTLESVERMLGSLRQEYAGQLITAVRDNPFSVILLDEFEKAHKDLLNVFLRVFDEGKMTDVFGRKVNFQHNIIIATSNAGAAEIRGMVQRGENLEEGKQKLLDLFIDNGYFKPELLNRFDEIVIYHPLNEEQIKQVAQLMIGNLVERLKKKGYYYKPTPEVVDYVAKVGFDPQFGARPMARAIQDKLESYIARLILEDKIKKGIEFEISVGDLNE
- a CDS encoding four helix bundle protein, with amino-acid sequence MVDKKYLKLNDVSVYRVAFELSNYVWNIVVEWDVLAKKTIGEQFIRSVDSISANIAEGFGRYFKKDKIKFYRYSFSSVQESLDWNEKAKIRHLVTKEQYEHIFKELNKLPKEINILIKITNDKLND
- a CDS encoding cupredoxin domain-containing protein yields the protein MNFLIFSKKIKAKYVYISSLTALVVVAGMFFVFFESANPENNTHVVELRQEGFYPSSITIRKGDTIKFVTTRNQDFWPASDPHPTHEYLDGFDSERPVNFDESWSYTFLSAGSWPFHDHLNSSYRGEITVVASDKSSRKDEYDCDGEDAGRCFDELIKDTVHLEGIDAAYKIMSDSFEEGNLPRACHWTAHTIGEAAYDLFREGKDFPITESTSYCGYGFYHGFLESLLRENPDVEYALSFCDKVEEQLGDMGRWNCYHGIGHGFTEDPAPPETWGDFEAMIAPGVEMCERIFGDSFGNLNLCLTGVYTVPAGFADKKEFGLSYDSDDIFAVCRTQPYRYKKACYGEFAPKLDHVLNWELERLPEYIKNITDTKTRHLVIWVVPSVMAGKDVQSNGDLEKYIVACQDGFNGQEEDICLGGTMLGIMTHGQPGEQYKKILDFCASEYLTQENRTLCYKEGIRQMNRDYGSSEKMENICTQIPDKYKTYCYSPPTGSPYNDPVFDNPDGNA